A stretch of the Archangium violaceum genome encodes the following:
- a CDS encoding helix-turn-helix transcriptional regulator produces the protein MAQVHKTQAKLALHLGAMAREARARAGLTQEEAAERIGVATEVYGRLERGNMLPSLPTLMRLCRALAVDANRLLGFSSSTPPAWLTLEIPGEDEPPAMRRLLRTVRKLKPRHLAALSNVASALLPPSGSGVSRTSKRAAS, from the coding sequence ATGGCCCAGGTACATAAGACACAAGCGAAGCTGGCCCTTCACCTCGGAGCGATGGCACGCGAGGCGCGTGCACGCGCGGGGCTGACGCAGGAGGAAGCGGCTGAGCGCATTGGCGTGGCGACGGAGGTGTACGGACGCCTGGAGCGTGGCAACATGCTCCCCAGCCTTCCCACGCTCATGCGCCTATGTCGCGCGCTGGCCGTGGATGCGAACCGGCTGCTGGGTTTTTCGTCCTCGACGCCTCCCGCCTGGCTCACCCTTGAGATTCCCGGTGAAGATGAACCGCCCGCGATGCGCCGTCTTCTTCGCACGGTGCGCAAGCTGAAGCCGCGCCACCTCGCTGCGCTCAGCAACGTCGCCAGCGCACTGCTGCCCCCTTCGGGCTCGGGGGTCTCACGCACCTCGAAGCGCGCTGCCTCATGA
- a CDS encoding DUF932 domain-containing protein, translated as MPHDIKEMAFVGQVPWHGLGTQLPQNTDYESIVEAAGFYMAEERPVFAPGMDEPIPDKKALFRQDTGGYLSTVSKGYEVIQFEDVARTLVEAAGGVRCIFHTAGTLGRHGERGWLLGELPEPMCVRGDKSIIKRYVLGYTGHDGTTAITLKNVATRVVCQNTIGVALGERDGAEWQILHTSSAKARLDEAGRAFRRLVQGYERFAALSDHLAMTRFSEHQLRNVIDVVMPLPQDETEHPRLMKGRNKVVELFHAGRGLEGSIRSTAWGALQAFSEYADHHRHTRVPKGKNVDTLRLESIWMGKAASLKRQALAAIADTARIRLAT; from the coding sequence ATGCCTCACGACATCAAAGAAATGGCCTTCGTGGGTCAGGTGCCCTGGCATGGCCTGGGCACGCAGCTGCCGCAGAATACCGACTACGAGTCCATCGTGGAGGCCGCCGGCTTCTACATGGCAGAGGAGCGGCCCGTCTTCGCCCCGGGCATGGATGAGCCCATTCCGGACAAGAAGGCCCTCTTCCGACAGGACACCGGCGGGTACCTGTCTACCGTCTCCAAGGGCTACGAGGTGATTCAGTTCGAGGACGTGGCCCGCACGCTCGTGGAGGCCGCGGGCGGTGTGCGCTGCATCTTCCACACCGCTGGGACTCTGGGCCGCCACGGCGAGCGTGGGTGGCTATTGGGCGAGCTCCCCGAGCCTATGTGCGTCCGGGGAGACAAGAGCATCATCAAGCGCTACGTGCTCGGCTACACGGGGCACGACGGGACCACGGCCATCACGCTCAAGAACGTGGCCACGCGCGTGGTGTGCCAGAACACCATCGGTGTCGCGCTCGGGGAGCGGGACGGGGCGGAGTGGCAAATCCTGCACACTTCAAGCGCTAAGGCGCGACTCGACGAGGCCGGCAGGGCCTTCCGGCGCTTGGTGCAGGGCTACGAGCGTTTCGCGGCGCTCTCCGACCACCTCGCCATGACGCGCTTCAGCGAGCACCAGCTGCGCAACGTCATCGACGTGGTGATGCCGCTGCCCCAGGACGAGACCGAGCACCCGCGCCTGATGAAGGGGCGCAACAAGGTCGTGGAGCTGTTCCACGCCGGACGGGGCCTCGAGGGTTCCATCCGCAGCACCGCGTGGGGTGCCCTCCAGGCGTTCAGCGAGTACGCCGATCACCACCGGCACACGCGAGTCCCTAAGGGCAAGAACGTGGACACGTTGCGCCTTGAGTCCATCTGGATGGGCAAGGCGGCCAGCTTGAAGCGACAAGCGCTGGCGGCCATTGCGGACACGGCTCGCATCCGGCTCGCGACATAA
- a CDS encoding helix-turn-helix domain-containing protein has protein sequence MELEQLQPEQLQQSLGEVARAARERLGLTQAQVARQAGIAANVYGRIERGGMMPAVPTLRKLARTLGISADALLALSSADVAASVDAPAPEGNLSPELLQLVSMLRGWSPAKVKRLIRVLKVLENATDDE, from the coding sequence ATGGAACTCGAACAGCTACAGCCCGAACAGCTCCAGCAATCCCTGGGAGAAGTGGCCCGAGCGGCACGCGAGCGGCTGGGACTCACTCAGGCCCAGGTGGCGCGCCAGGCCGGAATCGCCGCCAACGTGTACGGCCGCATTGAACGCGGCGGAATGATGCCCGCCGTCCCGACGCTGCGAAAGCTCGCGCGCACCCTCGGCATCTCCGCGGACGCGCTGCTCGCGTTGAGTTCCGCCGACGTGGCCGCCTCCGTCGATGCGCCCGCACCCGAGGGCAACCTGTCGCCGGAGCTGCTGCAACTCGTGAGCATGCTGCGCGGGTGGAGCCCCGCGAAGGTGAAGCGGCTGATTCGGGTGTTGAAGGTGCTGGAGAACGCGACCGACGACGAGTGA
- a CDS encoding DUF2381 family protein, translating into MSSAPSADECEAASPRIELAAMPTKGQAPVVCIGPGLPITFRFDSLLRQDSLNIQERGWFEDWALGQQTLTLVPRENLVARKRTEVEVCFADGAAPACATFVLVVHPGLGMQEVKVLRQTRPVAHFQQAAKEAEAEVQQCRAEVRQLRAERGVPDGLSGAIASGLVNRGTGVESKDLSDTATEKEGNALAKHEVFSYRAKERVAVEVYLRNPGKEPWTAAGAVLRGPKGEVLKPLLLWQPGAILPAAPGYAQESERGRVVVEMLATEKEARGTYTLILWDAERQRTVTLGNVTFPE; encoded by the coding sequence GTGTCCTCGGCTCCCTCTGCGGATGAGTGCGAGGCGGCAAGCCCTCGTATCGAGCTGGCTGCCATGCCCACCAAGGGACAGGCGCCGGTGGTGTGTATCGGCCCGGGCCTGCCCATCACCTTTCGCTTCGACTCGTTGCTCCGGCAGGACTCCCTGAACATTCAGGAGCGGGGATGGTTCGAGGATTGGGCCTTGGGACAACAGACGCTCACGCTGGTTCCCCGCGAGAACCTGGTCGCCAGGAAGCGGACTGAAGTGGAGGTGTGCTTCGCGGATGGTGCCGCGCCCGCGTGCGCCACCTTCGTGCTCGTGGTCCATCCCGGGCTCGGCATGCAGGAAGTGAAGGTGCTGCGCCAGACGCGCCCCGTGGCGCACTTTCAGCAAGCCGCCAAGGAGGCCGAGGCTGAGGTCCAGCAGTGTCGTGCGGAGGTGCGGCAACTGCGCGCCGAGCGCGGTGTGCCGGATGGATTGAGCGGCGCCATCGCGTCCGGACTGGTGAATCGCGGCACGGGTGTTGAAAGCAAGGACCTGAGCGACACCGCTACTGAGAAGGAGGGCAACGCTCTCGCCAAGCACGAAGTCTTCAGCTACCGCGCGAAGGAGCGGGTGGCGGTGGAGGTGTATCTCAGGAACCCGGGAAAGGAGCCCTGGACGGCGGCGGGCGCGGTACTCCGCGGGCCCAAGGGCGAGGTGCTCAAGCCGCTGCTGCTCTGGCAGCCGGGCGCCATCCTTCCGGCCGCGCCGGGATACGCACAGGAGAGCGAGCGAGGTCGCGTCGTAGTGGAGATGCTGGCCACGGAGAAAGAGGCCCGGGGGACGTACACCCTCATCCTGTGGGACGCGGAGCGCCAGCGCACCGTCACCCTCGGCAACGTGACGTTCCCCGAGTAG
- a CDS encoding helix-turn-helix domain-containing protein, which yields MDVALKKYLGKSARAARVHKGFTQAEVAQRAELAVAVYGRIERGEMMPSLPTVQRLCRVLEVDANTLLGFSSPTPPAWFTSPPPKERPAVHEFLRTARRMKPRQLRALRSVAQAMLTTNSSTSRQLTLPTQDARC from the coding sequence ATGGACGTGGCATTGAAGAAGTACCTCGGGAAGTCCGCGCGGGCCGCCCGCGTCCACAAGGGCTTCACTCAGGCCGAGGTGGCTCAACGCGCGGAGCTAGCCGTGGCCGTCTACGGACGCATCGAGCGCGGTGAGATGATGCCCAGCCTTCCGACGGTGCAGCGGCTTTGCCGCGTGCTGGAGGTGGATGCCAACACCCTGCTGGGGTTTTCATCTCCGACGCCGCCCGCGTGGTTCACTTCACCGCCTCCGAAGGAGAGGCCGGCTGTCCACGAATTCCTCCGCACGGCACGCCGGATGAAACCTCGCCAGCTCAGAGCGCTGCGGAGCGTGGCCCAGGCCATGCTCACGACGAACTCGAGCACTTCCCGACAGCTCACGCTCCCGACGCAGGATGCGCGCTGCTGA
- a CDS encoding serine/threonine-protein kinase: MSRSPHGPAARITFESGGYRYSILRHLVTHPQYDTLLLASRQHAEGGPVKLVELKPVVLEEGHEGLERVLEEVRLARFLRHPNNIAAVYGYAVQNELPYIVMEHMRGCYLLTAMDAAVAVGRRLSPAFAAYVAGEVADALDFAHRAVDEAGRPLHLVHRAVGPMRIRLGRNGRVQVTNFGAAYSELLGRIRSPDGLLRGDPSYIAPEILLGFLRPEPGLRDVLTPRNLDGRADIFSVGLVLLEMLLASYPLDPPDSLWRDVKRRFPAEVRSEVPTFIKLETLADRVLHFGPEEVQRVAEDVPTPLRQIVSKALRPNPDERYQIAGELRDELRAYLRGLPQPYGAKEAEEELAEILKEAFDLDKLAAHAGVERGVLPVPPDIDTDDFH; this comes from the coding sequence ATGTCTCGCTCACCTCACGGCCCTGCTGCTCGCATCACCTTCGAGTCCGGTGGCTACCGCTACAGCATCTTGCGCCACCTCGTCACCCACCCCCAGTACGACACCCTCCTGCTCGCCTCGCGCCAACACGCGGAGGGTGGGCCCGTCAAGCTGGTGGAGCTCAAGCCCGTGGTGTTGGAGGAGGGCCATGAGGGACTGGAGCGCGTGCTCGAGGAGGTGCGGCTCGCCCGTTTCCTACGGCACCCCAACAACATCGCCGCCGTGTACGGGTATGCGGTGCAGAACGAGCTGCCCTACATCGTCATGGAGCACATGCGCGGCTGCTATCTCCTCACCGCCATGGACGCCGCCGTGGCCGTGGGCCGCCGCCTGTCTCCGGCCTTCGCCGCCTACGTCGCCGGTGAGGTGGCGGACGCCCTCGACTTCGCGCACCGTGCCGTGGACGAAGCGGGCCGTCCTCTCCACCTGGTGCATCGGGCCGTGGGCCCCATGCGTATCCGCCTCGGGCGCAATGGTCGCGTCCAGGTCACCAACTTCGGCGCCGCTTATTCGGAGCTGCTGGGCCGCATCCGCTCGCCGGACGGACTCCTTCGGGGGGACCCGTCCTACATCGCCCCGGAGATTCTCCTGGGCTTCCTCCGGCCCGAGCCGGGCCTGCGTGACGTGCTCACTCCCAGGAATCTCGACGGACGCGCAGACATATTCTCGGTCGGCTTGGTTCTGCTGGAGATGCTCCTGGCGAGCTACCCCCTCGACCCGCCCGACTCTCTGTGGCGTGACGTGAAGCGCCGCTTTCCGGCCGAAGTCCGCAGCGAGGTGCCCACCTTCATCAAGCTGGAGACGCTCGCTGACCGCGTGCTGCACTTTGGCCCGGAGGAGGTTCAACGAGTGGCCGAGGATGTGCCGACGCCGCTACGGCAGATTGTCTCCAAGGCGCTGCGCCCCAACCCAGATGAGCGCTACCAGATCGCGGGCGAGCTGCGCGACGAGCTGCGCGCCTACCTTCGTGGATTACCTCAACCCTACGGCGCGAAGGAGGCCGAGGAGGAGTTGGCCGAGATTCTCAAGGAAGCCTTCGACCTCGACAAGCTGGCCGCCCACGCTGGCGTGGAGCGGGGCGTGCTCCCCGTGCCGCCCGACATCGATACCGACGACTTCCACTGA
- a CDS encoding serine/threonine protein kinase — translation MQLPPFKQPESGDIVGDYRLTSRLGDGGQGLVFKAERAGRFFVIKFFRARELDAWGLMEVSILQKFKHPNIVRVRGYDRWPDPDHGYFYIVMEWVDGLTLEQYALTENPCARRCAGLMLTLARTLGAVHRKNVLHRDIKRDNIIIRSRNAEPVLVDFGIGAVADATPVPGSSVLPPGTQEYVSPEAWRFLGENAGEPVSYKSQVSDELWALGVTFYWLLTNRLPFGTRRNPLMVKAILGTTPPAPHECNPRVPKALSDVCMRMLVKEPAVRFPDMSALCAALESALAAAQGDASWDVPLGDPDAPEEAMADEIPAQVPWDEEELAVRRCFALPRRGQKKQGDEERRPPVVAPPVLPAAPPSPAPVAEALAARMAAIFPAHAWEGVPFPEEEVPAPPLPAAQGSVAPAPAVAASQVEDAGPTREAAPRRGPLRLVVSRAFPTFMGTLPVRAVALDGLRRAALVLVLMAVAAAASAGAVLAASPSSRAGGMAQRHVAPEPFTSSGNSPTLHAYLARELAVWRESPQAGGSAALFLPPTPAPAFTTAMLRKEDFSVNTPEKPQARRARFAEKCVTAACCAVLGGCVGAPSVRPAPKPEACPSSALDAMEKLHIRIGQEAAGSFPVVGGTKPVPVNQFSTFTLVEPFGELRPGTVLSGRLIFGEGRVYGRFTQAKQAQSKGGQTYPVCLELRSRAGELGVETKPDGGPDSAVVSSAQYVRAVDRFE, via the coding sequence ATGCAACTCCCGCCGTTCAAACAGCCCGAGTCCGGGGACATTGTTGGTGACTACCGCCTCACGTCGAGGCTGGGCGATGGCGGACAGGGGCTCGTCTTCAAGGCCGAACGTGCGGGCCGCTTCTTCGTCATCAAGTTCTTCCGCGCCCGCGAGCTGGACGCATGGGGCCTCATGGAGGTGTCCATCCTCCAGAAGTTCAAGCACCCCAACATCGTCCGCGTCCGTGGCTACGACCGCTGGCCGGATCCGGACCACGGTTACTTCTACATCGTCATGGAGTGGGTGGACGGCCTGACGCTGGAGCAGTACGCCCTCACGGAAAACCCGTGTGCCCGCCGGTGCGCGGGCCTCATGCTGACACTGGCCCGCACCCTCGGGGCGGTGCATCGCAAGAATGTCCTTCACCGTGACATCAAGCGTGACAACATCATCATTCGATCGCGCAACGCGGAGCCGGTGCTGGTGGACTTCGGCATAGGTGCCGTGGCCGACGCCACCCCGGTGCCCGGCTCCAGCGTGCTTCCACCCGGAACGCAGGAGTACGTGAGCCCCGAGGCGTGGCGCTTCCTCGGGGAGAACGCGGGCGAGCCGGTGAGCTACAAGTCCCAGGTGTCCGACGAGCTGTGGGCGCTGGGCGTTACCTTCTACTGGCTCCTCACCAACCGGCTGCCCTTTGGCACCCGGCGCAACCCTCTCATGGTGAAGGCGATTCTCGGCACGACTCCTCCGGCCCCGCACGAGTGCAACCCTCGGGTGCCCAAGGCGCTGTCCGACGTGTGCATGCGCATGTTGGTGAAGGAGCCCGCCGTGCGCTTCCCGGACATGTCGGCGCTGTGCGCAGCGCTCGAGTCGGCGTTGGCCGCGGCCCAGGGCGACGCGAGCTGGGACGTGCCACTGGGCGACCCGGACGCGCCGGAAGAGGCGATGGCGGACGAGATTCCAGCGCAGGTGCCCTGGGACGAGGAGGAGCTCGCGGTGCGCAGGTGCTTCGCACTGCCGCGACGCGGACAGAAGAAGCAGGGTGACGAGGAGCGCCGTCCTCCTGTCGTTGCCCCGCCTGTGCTGCCCGCAGCGCCTCCAAGCCCCGCGCCGGTGGCCGAGGCCCTGGCGGCGCGTATGGCGGCCATATTCCCCGCCCATGCCTGGGAAGGCGTGCCGTTCCCCGAGGAGGAGGTGCCGGCTCCGCCGTTGCCGGCGGCGCAGGGCTCCGTGGCTCCCGCGCCGGCTGTCGCCGCCTCCCAGGTGGAGGATGCAGGACCCACACGCGAGGCCGCTCCCAGGCGAGGGCCGTTGAGGCTCGTAGTCTCGCGGGCCTTCCCCACCTTCATGGGCACTCTGCCCGTGCGCGCCGTGGCCCTGGACGGCCTACGCCGGGCGGCGTTGGTGCTGGTGTTGATGGCAGTGGCGGCTGCGGCCAGCGCGGGCGCGGTGCTTGCCGCCTCTCCCTCCTCTCGGGCAGGAGGCATGGCGCAGCGCCACGTTGCACCAGAACCTTTTACGTCCTCCGGCAACAGCCCGACTCTCCACGCCTACCTCGCCCGGGAATTGGCGGTTTGGCGGGAGTCGCCGCAAGCTGGCGGGAGCGCGGCGCTGTTTTTGCCTCCTACCCCCGCGCCGGCATTCACCACCGCCATGCTTCGCAAAGAAGACTTCAGCGTGAACACCCCCGAGAAGCCCCAGGCCCGGCGTGCCCGTTTCGCGGAGAAGTGCGTCACTGCGGCCTGCTGCGCCGTCCTCGGCGGTTGCGTTGGCGCGCCCTCGGTGCGCCCGGCTCCGAAGCCCGAGGCGTGCCCCTCGAGCGCCCTGGACGCCATGGAGAAGCTGCACATCCGTATCGGGCAGGAAGCCGCAGGCTCGTTCCCTGTTGTCGGCGGCACCAAGCCCGTCCCCGTCAACCAGTTCAGCACGTTCACGCTGGTGGAGCCCTTTGGGGAACTGAGGCCCGGCACCGTGCTCTCCGGGCGCCTTATCTTCGGGGAGGGCCGCGTCTACGGTCGCTTCACCCAGGCCAAGCAGGCCCAATCGAAGGGCGGACAGACGTACCCCGTCTGCCTGGAGCTGCGGAGCCGGGCCGGGGAGCTTGGCGTGGAAACGAAGCCGGACGGCGGGCCCGACTCCGCCGTGGTTTCCTCTGCCCAATACGTCAGGGCGGTGGACCGCTTCGAGTAG